One window from the genome of Microcebus murinus isolate Inina chromosome X, M.murinus_Inina_mat1.0, whole genome shotgun sequence encodes:
- the LOC105871950 gene encoding ubiquitin-conjugating enzyme E2 variant 3: protein MEFDCESLRRLLGKYKFRDLTVEELKNVNVFFPHFRYSMDTYVFKDSSQKDLLNFTGTIPVMYQGNTYNLPIRFWILDSHPFAPPICFLKPTANMGISVGKHVDAQGRIYLPYLQNWSHPKSVIVGLIKEMIAKFQEELPLYSLSSSDEARQVDLLAYIAKITEGVSDINSKSWANHENKTINKITVVGGGELGIACTLAISAKGIADRLVLLDLSEGTKGGTMDLDIFNLPNVEISKDLSASAHSKVVIFTVNSLGSSQSYLDVVQSNVDMFRALVPVLGHYSQHSVLLVASQPVEIMTYVTWKLSAFPINQVIGIGCNLDSQRLQYIITNVLKAQTSGKEVWVIGEQGEDKVPTWGSQEVMSHNSQVQLFNRAMELLRVKGQRSWSVGLSVADLVDSIVNNKKKVHSVSILAKGYYDINNEVFLSLPCILGTNGVSEVIKTTGKEDTVTEKLQNSASSIHGLQQQLKL, encoded by the coding sequence ATGGAGTTCGACTGCGAGAGTCTGAGGCGGCTGCTTGGCAAGTACAAGTTCAGGGATCTAACTGTGGAAGAACTAaagaatgtaaatgtatttttcccacattttagATATTCCATGGACACCTACGTTTTTAAAGATAGTTCCCAGAAAGACCTGCTGAATTTTACTGGCACTATTCCTGTGATGTATCAGGGTAATACATATAACTTACCAATTCGTTTCTGGATTTTGGATTCTCACCCTTTTGCTCCCCCCATTTGCTTCTTGAAGCCAACTGCAAATATGGGAATCTCAGTTGGAAAACATGTGGATGCTCAAGGCAGAATATACTTGCCCTATCTCCAAAACTGGAGCCATCCTAAATCTGTCATTGTTGgattaattaaagaaatgattGCCAAGTTTCAAGAGGAACTTCCTCTGTATTCTCTGTCATCATCTGATGAGGCACGGCAGGTAGACTTGCTAGCCTATATTGCAAAAATCACTGAAGGTGTCTCAGACATAAATTCAAAGAGCTGGgcaaatcatgaaaataaaacaatcaataaaattaCTGTGGTTGGAGGTGGAGAGTTGGGTATTGCCTGCACATTAGCAATTTCAGCAAAGGGAATAGCGGACAGGCTGGTCCTCTTAGACCTTTCAGAAGGAACTAAAGGAGGGACGATGGACCTTGACATTTTCAACCTGCCTAATGTGGAGATCAGCAAAGATTTGTCTGCCTCTGCTCATTCCAAGGTGGTGATCTTCACAGTCAACTCCTTGGGTAGTTCTCAGTCCTATCTTGATGTGGTACAGAGCAATGTGGATATGTTCAGAGCCCTTGTCCCAGTTCTGGGACATTATAGTCAACACAGTGTCCTGCTCGTTGCATCTCAACCAGTGGAAATCATGACCTATGTGACATGGAAACTGAGTGCATTTCCCATAAATCAAGTGATTGGAATTGGCTGCAATCTGGATTCACAGAGATTACAATATATTATTACAAATGTTTTGAAGGCACAGACTTCAGGCAAAGAAGTATGGGTTATTGGTGAGCAGGGAGAAGACAAAGTGCCCACATGGGGTAGCCAAGAAGTAATGAGTCATAACTCTCAGGTGCAGCTATTCAACAGAGCAATGGAACTGTTAAGGGTAAAAGGCCAAAGATCCTGGTCTGTTGGACTATCAGTAGCTGACCTGGTTGACAGTAttgtaaacaataaaaagaaagtgcATTCTGTATCAATTTTAGCAAAGGGATATTATGATATAAATAATGAAGTGTTTCTAAGTTTGCCTTGCATCCTTGGAACCAATGGGGTATCCGAAGTCATCAAAACCACAGGGAAAGAAGATACAGTAACTGAGAAACTCCAAAACAGTGCATCCTCAATCCATGGTCTCCAACAGCAGTTAAAACTTTGA